A genomic stretch from Bacillus sp. N1-1 includes:
- a CDS encoding cell wall-binding repeat-containing protein: MNMKKPLFGVLSTAALAMGIAAASPSPAEAAAGDFDLTIMHTNDTHAHLDNAPRRLTAVEEIRAARENSILLDAGDVFSGTLFFNKYKGLADVQFMNMMKYDAMVPGNHEFDEGPKTFSEFVKQTKFPIVSSNIDYSQDPYLSPLYKNEMAMTGDDGTIYPAVILDVNGEEVGVFGLTIESTDELSSPGETISFQNHQEQAEKMVKMFQDKGVNKIVALTHLGKTVEVELAKTVEGIDVVVGGHSHTKIEEAVVVDTFEDPTLVVQANEYSKYLGDLEVTFNEEGVLTEWDNELLDLSSDGSFEADTEAQNLFDELKKPLEEIEKEVVGNSEVYLNGKRGSVRTGETNLGNLITDGMLFKAQQYTDATIAITNGGGIRESIDEGPITLGEVLTTMPFGNNLVTLDMTGAEIIASLEHGVSAVESEQGRFAQVSGLQYSFDKDLPSGERILDVNVKTENGYEDIDPEAMYTVATNAYIAQGGDGYDAMGEAAADGRMEELFFVDFEVFTEYLDEIGTVKAKDEARIVEADAERIEGETRYETSVKISQQGWESADTVVLARGDSFPDALAGAPLAYKYDAPILLTESGSLNKMAKEEIARLGAKDVIILGGTSAVSNYVKFQLEGLGIDVERIAGDNRFDTAANIAARLGGSPDKAIVANGMNFPDALAIAPYAAQKGYPILLTEADEVPSATSNALKGIDGSIIVGGETAVNGKLDTKLHAEDRYAGDNRFGTAADIATNLNPSARVYVSTGMNFADALSGSVLAAKQNAAMLLVKPDMLPKETAEAIKDMESYDFNVLGGENAVSKEIVDELKK; the protein is encoded by the coding sequence ATGAATATGAAAAAACCTCTTTTCGGCGTTCTATCAACAGCTGCACTAGCAATGGGGATTGCAGCAGCTTCACCGTCACCTGCAGAAGCGGCAGCGGGCGATTTTGATCTTACAATTATGCATACAAACGATACGCATGCGCACCTTGATAATGCACCAAGAAGACTAACGGCAGTGGAAGAAATTCGCGCTGCTCGTGAAAATTCCATTCTACTAGATGCTGGAGATGTTTTCTCAGGTACACTCTTTTTCAATAAATATAAAGGTCTTGCTGACGTTCAATTTATGAACATGATGAAATACGATGCAATGGTACCAGGTAACCATGAATTCGATGAAGGCCCAAAAACATTCTCTGAATTCGTAAAGCAAACAAAATTCCCAATCGTAAGTTCAAACATCGATTATAGCCAGGATCCTTATCTTAGCCCCCTTTACAAAAATGAAATGGCAATGACAGGGGATGATGGCACGATCTATCCAGCCGTTATTCTTGATGTGAACGGAGAAGAAGTTGGGGTATTCGGTCTAACAATTGAATCGACAGATGAACTCTCAAGTCCTGGTGAAACAATTTCTTTCCAAAACCATCAGGAACAAGCAGAGAAAATGGTAAAAATGTTCCAGGATAAAGGTGTAAACAAAATCGTAGCCCTCACTCACCTTGGAAAAACGGTTGAAGTTGAGCTTGCTAAAACGGTGGAAGGCATTGATGTTGTCGTTGGTGGACATAGCCATACGAAAATCGAAGAGGCTGTGGTTGTAGACACATTTGAAGACCCAACACTTGTTGTACAAGCCAATGAATATAGCAAATATTTAGGTGATCTGGAAGTGACGTTCAATGAAGAAGGTGTTTTAACAGAATGGGACAATGAACTCCTTGACCTTAGTTCAGATGGTAGCTTTGAAGCGGATACTGAGGCACAGAATCTTTTTGATGAGTTGAAAAAACCACTTGAAGAAATCGAAAAAGAAGTTGTCGGAAACTCAGAAGTTTATCTTAACGGTAAACGTGGATCAGTTAGAACAGGCGAAACAAATCTAGGAAACTTAATTACGGACGGAATGCTATTCAAAGCCCAACAATACACAGATGCAACGATCGCCATCACGAACGGCGGAGGAATCCGTGAATCAATCGACGAAGGACCAATCACATTAGGTGAAGTGTTAACAACAATGCCATTTGGTAATAATCTCGTCACACTTGATATGACAGGTGCTGAAATTATCGCTTCTTTAGAACACGGTGTCAGTGCGGTTGAATCGGAACAGGGGCGCTTCGCTCAAGTATCAGGACTTCAATATTCTTTTGACAAAGATCTTCCTTCTGGAGAGCGAATTCTCGATGTAAATGTGAAAACTGAGAATGGTTACGAAGACATTGATCCAGAAGCGATGTACACTGTTGCAACAAACGCATATATTGCACAAGGTGGCGATGGCTATGATGCAATGGGTGAAGCTGCAGCTGACGGTCGTATGGAAGAACTTTTCTTCGTAGACTTTGAAGTATTTACAGAATATCTGGATGAAATTGGAACGGTGAAAGCGAAAGACGAAGCACGTATCGTTGAAGCTGACGCAGAGCGTATCGAAGGTGAAACACGCTACGAAACCTCAGTAAAGATTTCACAACAAGGTTGGGAGTCTGCTGATACCGTTGTTCTCGCACGCGGTGATTCTTTCCCGGATGCACTAGCAGGAGCACCACTTGCTTATAAATATGATGCGCCAATTCTTTTAACAGAAAGTGGATCACTGAACAAGATGGCGAAAGAAGAAATTGCACGTCTTGGGGCAAAAGATGTCATTATTCTTGGTGGGACAAGTGCAGTTAGCAACTATGTGAAGTTCCAACTTGAAGGATTGGGCATCGACGTTGAGCGTATTGCAGGTGACAACCGTTTCGATACAGCTGCAAACATTGCTGCACGTCTTGGTGGCTCACCAGACAAGGCAATTGTGGCAAACGGCATGAACTTCCCTGATGCTCTTGCGATTGCGCCATACGCAGCACAGAAGGGTTATCCAATTCTTTTAACAGAAGCGGACGAAGTTCCATCAGCAACAAGCAACGCACTCAAAGGCATTGATGGATCGATTATCGTTGGTGGCGAAACGGCTGTTAACGGTAAGCTAGATACGAAGTTACATGCGGAAGACCGCTATGCTGGAGACAACCGTTTCGGTACTGCTGCTGATATCGCAACAAACTTAAATCCTTCCGCACGCGTTTACGTTTCAACAGGCATGAACTTTGCGGATGCTCTTTCAGGCTCTGTTCTTGCAGCGAAGCAAAATGCAGCGATGCTTCTTGTAAAACCAGATATGCTTCCTAAAGAAACAGCAGAAGCAATCAAGGATATGGAATCATATGATTTTAATGTTCTTGGTGGCGAGAATGCAGTTAGCAAAGAAATCGTAGACGAACTTAAAAAATAA
- a CDS encoding DNA-processing protein DprA yields MERWIWLSSIPYVGPITQKKLLGTFGNPERVYNASPSELKEVGISRRAREAIEATRSLEKSKRILELVQQKEIWLLPRDDPLYPSYAKDVAESPVLLYVKGHIKPCLPSVGIVGSRSCSNHARRAAEELSTRLSSLSIPVVSGLAKGIDYAAHTACLANSGQPIAFVATGVDDCYPKEHRSLYEAVINEGAVISQYPPGTAPTPKQFIQRNALISAWSSHVVIMEANVKSGAMTTAHFARKHAKKVFVFISNDARFRQGTNCLINQGICPYYSFESIENEIIPIL; encoded by the coding sequence ATGGAGCGCTGGATCTGGCTAAGTTCGATTCCGTACGTGGGCCCTATAACGCAAAAGAAACTATTGGGCACTTTCGGAAATCCAGAACGAGTCTATAACGCCTCTCCATCTGAACTTAAGGAAGTAGGAATCTCTCGTCGTGCACGCGAAGCCATTGAGGCTACGCGATCTCTTGAGAAATCGAAGCGGATTCTTGAACTTGTTCAGCAAAAGGAGATCTGGCTTTTACCCCGGGATGACCCGCTATATCCGAGTTATGCAAAAGATGTTGCTGAATCGCCAGTTCTTTTATACGTCAAAGGTCATATCAAACCATGCTTACCTTCTGTCGGTATTGTTGGTTCTCGTTCTTGTTCCAATCACGCACGACGTGCTGCGGAAGAGTTATCCACCAGACTCTCAAGCCTGAGCATACCTGTCGTTAGCGGTCTCGCGAAAGGCATCGATTATGCTGCTCACACTGCCTGCCTCGCAAATAGTGGGCAACCGATTGCTTTTGTTGCAACTGGGGTTGATGACTGTTACCCGAAAGAGCACCGCTCGCTCTACGAAGCAGTCATTAATGAAGGCGCTGTCATCTCGCAGTATCCACCTGGCACAGCACCTACACCAAAACAATTTATTCAGCGAAACGCGTTAATCAGTGCATGGTCAAGTCATGTTGTGATCATGGAAGCTAACGTAAAAAGTGGTGCGATGACGACCGCTCACTTTGCTCGAAAGCATGCAAAAAAAGTCTTTGTTTTTATAAGCAATGACGCTCGATTTAGGCAGGGGACAAACTGTCTAATCAATCAAGGTATATGTCCTTATTATAGTTTTGAATCAATTGAAAATGAGATTATTCCTATTCTCTGA
- a CDS encoding cell wall-binding repeat-containing protein: MKRRSTSRFISFALIFSMVLSFFAAPVSQYASAADETFQDLIISEYIEGGSYNKALELFNGTGNELDLANYTLELYSNGETAPKYSLPLEGKLADGEVFVLAHDQSIQPILDQADVTNQSVVNFNGNDVVVLKKTNVVIDSIGQIGSADDFAKDMTLVRNNDVKSGDTDATDAYDVTSEWTKYAKDTTDYLGAHLSDGTTPDPEPIKLSTITDARKVANGTQVKIKGTATASFETGGQTNLFIQDDTAAIIVRAAGITAQPGDEVTVEGAMSDYYGMQQIQTDASKVVTTTEDKGIPSPQPLTSTDLSKENGEQHEASFTQFKDVMIKSVDSNGNFTAEDATGEFVIKPVDKSLLEVGKTYELLKGVIDYNFNEYKLVPRSAADVIEKAFSVTANPTSGSVLEGAMVKLATAEEGATVHYTMDGSEPTAESTAYTAPIELTEDTTIKAVAAKDGKTSEVATFDYTVLKSADGISIHDIQGAGHTSPYEGKAVTKIAGIVTAKAGNSAFYMQEENPDDNVATSEGIYVYKSGGAGVNVGDKVEVDGQVKEWREDGYSDAKDLLTTQITASNVTVVSSDSALPKAIVIGEDRTPPTEIVEDDEMKTFDPKTDGLDFYESLEGMLIEIPDATVTGPVKYDELPVYVNASEDQLFTRANGLLLSEDDPNPERLLIDVDGIDIDVTTGDQLDGSVTGNVSYDYSNFKIRPTGTFPTVIDGDTEREVTTIESAKGDLTIASYNIENYYPGVGEEKTGKIAESIVKNMKTPDIVGLIEVQDNNGPTDDGTTKANESYEAIIKAIEEAGGPTYKFADIAPTDKTDGGQPGGNIRVGFIYNPDRVDFPEKESGDATSSVSVDENGLTLNPGRIDPTNEAFEDSRKPLAAEFEFNGEKVVVVANHFNSKGGDGALFGADHPVVLGSEAQRIKQASIVNNFVNEVVTNMDDGNVVVLGDLNDFEFSKPIETLEGDVLTNMINKLPTEQRYTYNYQGNAQVLDHILVSNNLAKRTMIDSININSDFSEADGRASDHDPVLAKIQMENSVDRTSGETRYETAVEISKKGWESAETVVIARGDEFPDALAGAPLAYKYDAPILLTEQNRLNAAVKKEIERLGAKKAIVLGGTSAISSYTEYELKGLGLKVDRIGGETRYETAVNIAAKLDGTPEKSILANAFNFPDALSVASYAAKNGYPIVLTDDDKLPAVSKKILNATDEQIVVGGETTINDKIKDSLSNAVRISGENRYETSAAIATVLTPDADTAIVATGVKFADALSGSVLAAKEDAAILLVKKEEVPEKISDAIDENDIHNFHILGGPNAVSENVMEELKNN; the protein is encoded by the coding sequence TTGAAACGAAGGTCAACCAGTCGTTTTATTAGCTTTGCGCTAATATTCTCAATGGTTCTTAGTTTTTTCGCGGCTCCTGTTTCTCAGTATGCTTCAGCTGCTGATGAGACGTTTCAGGACTTAATCATTTCAGAGTACATTGAAGGCGGGAGCTATAACAAAGCGCTTGAACTTTTCAATGGAACAGGAAATGAACTTGATTTAGCAAATTACACTCTTGAACTTTACTCCAATGGGGAGACTGCTCCTAAGTATTCTTTACCTCTAGAAGGAAAACTTGCTGATGGAGAAGTGTTTGTCCTCGCCCACGATCAATCCATTCAGCCGATTTTAGATCAGGCTGATGTAACAAATCAATCCGTTGTGAATTTTAACGGAAATGATGTTGTTGTCCTCAAAAAAACAAACGTAGTGATTGATTCCATAGGTCAAATTGGTTCAGCTGACGATTTTGCGAAAGATATGACGCTTGTTCGTAATAACGACGTGAAATCTGGCGATACAGATGCGACTGATGCCTATGACGTTACAAGTGAATGGACGAAATACGCCAAAGACACGACAGACTACCTCGGTGCCCACCTTTCTGACGGCACTACTCCTGACCCGGAACCTATCAAACTCTCAACAATTACTGATGCTAGAAAAGTAGCAAACGGTACACAAGTGAAAATAAAAGGAACTGCCACTGCATCCTTTGAAACGGGTGGTCAAACAAACCTATTTATTCAGGATGACACTGCAGCCATTATTGTGCGTGCAGCAGGTATTACAGCTCAGCCTGGTGATGAAGTAACCGTAGAAGGCGCCATGTCAGATTATTATGGCATGCAGCAAATTCAAACAGACGCTTCTAAAGTTGTAACGACAACAGAAGACAAAGGTATTCCGTCCCCTCAGCCACTTACATCAACAGATCTTTCCAAAGAAAATGGTGAACAGCACGAAGCTTCGTTCACACAATTTAAAGACGTCATGATTAAATCAGTCGACAGCAACGGTAATTTCACGGCTGAAGACGCTACAGGCGAATTTGTTATTAAACCAGTCGACAAATCGCTACTAGAAGTAGGCAAAACATATGAACTCCTAAAAGGCGTTATCGATTATAACTTTAACGAATACAAACTCGTGCCACGTAGCGCAGCTGACGTCATCGAAAAAGCTTTCTCTGTAACAGCCAATCCTACATCAGGATCTGTTCTTGAAGGCGCGATGGTCAAGCTTGCGACAGCGGAAGAAGGTGCAACGGTTCATTACACAATGGACGGTAGCGAACCGACAGCTGAAAGCACAGCATACACAGCTCCAATTGAACTAACAGAAGATACAACAATCAAAGCCGTTGCAGCAAAAGACGGTAAAACAAGTGAAGTAGCAACATTCGACTACACCGTCCTAAAATCTGCTGACGGCATTAGCATTCACGATATTCAAGGTGCAGGTCACACTTCCCCGTATGAAGGAAAAGCTGTTACAAAAATTGCTGGGATCGTGACAGCAAAAGCCGGCAATAGCGCGTTTTACATGCAAGAAGAAAACCCTGACGATAACGTCGCAACTTCAGAAGGAATCTATGTTTACAAAAGCGGCGGCGCTGGCGTTAATGTAGGTGACAAAGTAGAGGTTGACGGTCAGGTGAAAGAGTGGAGAGAAGATGGTTATAGTGATGCAAAAGATCTTCTAACAACTCAAATTACAGCTTCAAACGTAACGGTTGTTTCTTCAGATAGCGCTTTGCCAAAGGCAATCGTGATCGGAGAAGATCGCACACCTCCAACTGAAATTGTAGAAGACGATGAAATGAAGACATTTGATCCAAAAACAGATGGACTGGACTTTTACGAAAGTCTTGAAGGTATGTTAATTGAGATTCCGGATGCAACGGTAACAGGTCCAGTGAAATACGATGAGCTTCCTGTTTACGTAAACGCAAGTGAAGATCAACTGTTCACTCGTGCGAACGGACTTCTTCTTTCTGAAGACGATCCTAACCCTGAACGTCTCCTCATTGACGTTGATGGCATTGATATTGACGTAACAACTGGAGATCAACTTGACGGTTCCGTTACAGGAAACGTGAGTTACGACTACAGCAACTTTAAAATTCGTCCAACGGGAACGTTCCCTACTGTTATTGACGGGGATACCGAGCGTGAAGTGACGACAATCGAATCAGCAAAAGGTGATTTAACGATTGCTTCTTACAACATCGAAAACTACTATCCGGGTGTTGGGGAAGAGAAAACAGGCAAGATTGCTGAATCGATTGTAAAGAACATGAAGACACCAGACATCGTTGGCTTAATCGAAGTACAAGATAATAACGGTCCAACAGATGATGGCACGACAAAGGCAAACGAGTCTTACGAAGCGATCATTAAAGCGATTGAAGAAGCAGGCGGCCCAACGTACAAGTTTGCTGATATCGCACCAACCGATAAAACGGACGGCGGTCAGCCGGGCGGAAATATTCGCGTTGGTTTCATCTATAATCCTGATCGCGTTGATTTCCCTGAGAAGGAATCTGGCGATGCAACGTCTTCCGTTAGCGTGGATGAAAACGGCCTAACGCTTAATCCTGGTCGCATTGATCCAACTAATGAAGCATTTGAAGATTCTCGTAAACCACTAGCAGCTGAGTTTGAATTTAACGGTGAAAAAGTGGTCGTTGTAGCGAATCACTTCAACTCAAAAGGTGGCGATGGCGCACTATTTGGCGCGGATCATCCTGTTGTTTTAGGAAGTGAAGCACAGCGCATCAAGCAAGCATCGATCGTAAACAACTTCGTAAATGAGGTTGTAACGAACATGGATGATGGCAACGTTGTTGTTCTAGGTGACTTGAATGACTTTGAATTTTCAAAGCCAATCGAAACGCTTGAAGGCGATGTTCTAACAAACATGATCAATAAGCTTCCAACAGAGCAACGTTACACGTACAACTATCAAGGTAACGCGCAAGTGCTCGATCATATTCTCGTATCTAACAACCTAGCAAAACGTACGATGATTGATAGCATTAACATTAACTCTGATTTTAGTGAAGCAGATGGACGTGCAAGTGACCACGATCCGGTTCTTGCGAAGATTCAAATGGAAAACAGCGTAGACCGTACTTCAGGAGAAACGCGTTATGAAACAGCGGTAGAAATTTCGAAAAAAGGTTGGGAAAGTGCAGAGACCGTCGTGATTGCAAGAGGCGATGAGTTCCCAGATGCCCTTGCAGGAGCACCACTTGCATACAAATACGATGCGCCAATCCTTTTAACCGAACAAAACAGGCTAAACGCAGCTGTTAAGAAAGAAATTGAGCGTCTTGGCGCGAAAAAAGCGATCGTTCTTGGTGGAACATCCGCAATTTCTTCTTACACGGAATATGAACTAAAAGGTCTTGGCCTGAAAGTAGATCGTATCGGAGGGGAAACGCGTTATGAAACAGCTGTGAACATTGCAGCGAAGCTTGACGGAACGCCTGAAAAATCGATCTTGGCGAATGCCTTTAACTTCCCAGATGCGCTTTCTGTTGCGTCTTATGCGGCGAAAAATGGCTACCCAATTGTGCTAACAGATGACGATAAGCTTCCAGCCGTATCGAAAAAAATTCTGAACGCGACAGACGAGCAAATTGTCGTTGGCGGAGAAACTACAATCAATGACAAAATCAAAGATAGCCTTTCAAATGCCGTCCGAATTAGTGGAGAAAACCGCTATGAAACGTCAGCTGCTATCGCAACCGTTCTAACTCCAGATGCAGATACAGCGATTGTAGCCACTGGTGTAAAATTTGCCGATGCGCTTTCTGGTTCTGTCCTTGCAGCAAAAGAGGATGCAGCGATTCTTCTTGTGAAGAAGGAAGAGGTTCCAGAAAAGATTTCAGATGCGATTGACGAAAATGACATTCATAACTTCCACATTCTTGGTGGTCCGAATGCCGTGAGCGAGAATGTAATGGAAGAATTAAAAAACAACTAA
- a CDS encoding transposase — MPRKKRTWFPGAKYHIICRGNRKAPLFEERIDRQKYFQILEQARLTFPFRLHVYCLMTNHVHLSIETFDHPPGEIMKVINSNYARYFNDKYEYTGHVFQGRYNAELLDSIDYEIDVSKYIHLNPVKARMVVKPADYMWSSYRAYISYRKNPHAYPDYILSLFQKPSREAYQRYVENEEPFLPPDLVKELPEWKGKKVYLLSNLPQ, encoded by the coding sequence ATGCCTCGTAAGAAACGAACCTGGTTTCCTGGTGCAAAGTATCATATTATCTGCCGTGGAAATCGAAAAGCACCATTGTTTGAAGAACGAATTGATCGTCAAAAGTATTTTCAAATTCTAGAACAAGCTCGTCTCACCTTTCCATTTCGCCTACACGTATACTGTCTCATGACTAACCATGTGCATCTCTCCATCGAAACCTTCGACCATCCCCCTGGTGAAATCATGAAAGTGATCAACTCCAACTATGCTAGATATTTCAACGACAAATATGAGTACACAGGCCACGTTTTTCAAGGTCGCTACAATGCTGAACTGCTTGATTCAATTGATTATGAAATTGACGTAAGTAAATACATTCACCTTAATCCAGTTAAAGCCCGAATGGTTGTAAAGCCAGCGGACTATATGTGGAGCAGTTATCGTGCTTATATTTCATATCGAAAGAATCCGCACGCTTACCCTGATTACATACTTTCACTGTTTCAAAAACCTTCTCGTGAAGCTTATCAGCGGTACGTCGAAAATGAAGAGCCGTTTTTACCACCAGACCTTGTGAAAGAATTGCCAGAATGGAAAGGAAAAAAGGTTTATCTGCTCTCCAATTTACCGCAGTAA